The following proteins come from a genomic window of Micromonospora zamorensis:
- a CDS encoding nucleotidyltransferase family protein, producing the protein MFLTGLVLAAGASVRLGEAKQLLPYRGRTLLDATLDLARSCGFDQLLVTLGGAASGIRDRVDLTGCQVVENPAFSTGCGSSVSTAARAVDPRADALVLLLGDQPGVRAADVRRVAEAATPLAVCRYANGLGHPFRFGRAVLPELYDLHGDKAVWKLLHSGRHPVTEVPVDGPVPIDVDTHADYQRLLAGEA; encoded by the coding sequence GTGTTCCTGACCGGCCTGGTGCTCGCCGCGGGCGCGTCGGTGCGCCTCGGCGAGGCGAAGCAACTGCTGCCCTACCGGGGGCGGACGCTGCTCGACGCCACACTCGACCTGGCCCGCTCATGCGGCTTCGACCAGCTGCTCGTCACACTGGGCGGCGCGGCGAGCGGCATCCGCGACCGGGTCGACCTGACCGGGTGCCAGGTCGTGGAGAACCCGGCGTTCAGCACCGGCTGCGGGTCGTCGGTCAGCACCGCCGCGCGGGCGGTGGACCCGCGCGCCGACGCGCTCGTGCTGCTCCTCGGCGACCAGCCCGGCGTCCGCGCCGCAGACGTCCGCCGGGTCGCCGAGGCGGCCACCCCGCTGGCCGTCTGCCGGTACGCGAACGGGCTGGGCCACCCGTTCCGCTTCGGCCGGGCTGTCCTTCCCGAGCTGTACGACCTGCACGGCGACAAGGCCGTCTGGAAGCTGCTGCACTCCGGCCGCCACCCGGTGACCGAGGTGCCCGTCGACGGGCCGGTGCCGATCGACGTGGACACCCATGCGGACTACCAACGCCTGTTGGCGGGCGAGGCATGA